In Helicoverpa armigera isolate CAAS_96S chromosome 22, ASM3070526v1, whole genome shotgun sequence, the genomic stretch CTGGCCACTTAATTTTTGAACAGAAAAttgacttcttttgttttatgacaATATGGTGTGGCAAAGTAAATGACGTGTGGTGCAAGAAAATTGATGCTATTTCAGTGCAAGATAATAGTGTAGTTTACCATAAAAAGAAAGTGAGTTCTTGAAGTAATGTGTCAGTTTTTAAAGCAGCAAGGTGGCATAAGCAGCGGCAGTATAAGGTGAGCATTGAGATTCTGTCATCAGTTGAACTTTTACTGTAACATCGTGGGGCAAGGCCCAAGGCTTGATTGCAGCAGTCAGATTCAACTAACTACTCACTCTGATTTAAATATCCACCACATGGTTAGTAAGTAAATACTGCTTTTTTCCTGACTTCGCCTACCTCGGGATGACAGCGGTCTCGAGTTTGATTCCCGCGTCGAGACGAAATCACTTCGGGATTTAAATTTTCTTTGAGATGAACGCGTCTTGGCATAAAATCCATCTCTCCCATTACTATCTTGCTGGCATTCGTTGCAATTTCGTGACAAAGGTCTTCAGGCAGATTTAAGAAAACTAACACATGACATGGCTTCCCTGGCATGTGAGCGACCTTCACCTTACTCTCCCTATCTCATATGGAGCTACATATATTTTCTAACTAGAAACCTTAATTATCATTGAACTCTCTTagattaaattcctattagttAACAATAAACAGcgctttaatttaaatttgtCTTTGGTAAAAACCAAGAGCACGAATTCTGGCGCAAATCCTTATattcaaacattaaaaaaacaactttgacAAGATCAGGGAAGGAAAAAAAAGTTCAGTTTTAGTCTATGGTGTATCCTATCCATCCGTGATCAAGTTCGACAAGAAAAGAGATTTTCTTGAATTTTGATTCACAATGTCTGCGTGGGCCACGTTAAATCGTACTGTGTTCAAGAGAACCTCCACCTTCTTCCTGGCTGGAGCGCTAGGCACATTCTTCTTCGAAAGAGCCTTCGATGTAGGCTCCGTAGCGCTATTCGAGAGCATAAACAAGGGAGTGAgtaatgttatgtaattttcttttagatTTTGGCTAGGGATTTACTTGGTTATATTACTGATAATTGTGTCTGTATTTATGACTAAAAACCCCATAAAACTATAATAAGGTCGAACAGCTGACGATATGACGCTTAGAAAAATAACCTCATTTTCACACtcatatcttatttttttattctagcttataaatatttaacaaacttattatcGTGAAGATATTAAGCAAATCTTTGTTTTATCTGCTATTACTTGCATTCTACGCCGCGATAATGATCAGCTGAGCTGTTGAGATCTCAAAAAGTTCCTGTCAAAAGAATGCCCTTGAATTAACTATCTATGATTATTTTAAACTGTTAGCTTGTAGAAGACtactattttttacataaataatgttcTATATTTCATATCTGCTTACATACCAGAGTGTGTGGCTTCAATTATATCCTAGTATGTGCAAACATACTACAACCACTATGCAGGTTTCTGAAAATATAgtcaagtttaattttattgatgtctTTCGGTCTTGTTTATTAATGCAGATAGAGaccataaaattattgtaaattcgGACTCCTTAGGATTACTGC encodes the following:
- the LOC110375622 gene encoding cytochrome b-c1 complex subunit 9 — translated: MSAWATLNRTVFKRTSTFFLAGALGTFFFERAFDVGSVALFESINKGKLWKDIKHKYE